The following are from one region of the Longimicrobiaceae bacterium genome:
- a CDS encoding site-2 protease family protein: protein MEQLLIALPILIFSVVVHEVAHAWVARREGDNTAFMLGRITLNPLPHLDPLGSVLLPGIMAIMGGPVLGWAKPVPVNPRNFRNYKRGDILVSLAGVAANLLLAVLFTLLLAATLAAARAFPEMVATWGILVNMFRMGIFINFLLMLFNLIPIPPLDGSHVMVYLLPVRLAMRYRELGRYGMLILFALLFLGGFTFLVAPVGFLTGTALAAAQALAGVA from the coding sequence ATGGAACAACTCCTCATCGCACTTCCCATCCTGATCTTCTCCGTGGTGGTCCACGAGGTCGCGCACGCCTGGGTGGCGCGCCGCGAGGGCGACAACACCGCCTTCATGCTGGGGCGCATCACCCTCAACCCGCTTCCGCACCTGGACCCGCTGGGGAGCGTCCTCCTCCCGGGGATCATGGCGATCATGGGGGGGCCGGTCCTGGGGTGGGCCAAGCCGGTCCCGGTGAACCCGCGCAACTTCCGCAACTACAAGCGCGGCGACATCCTGGTGTCGCTCGCCGGCGTCGCCGCCAACCTGCTGCTGGCGGTGCTCTTCACCCTGCTGCTGGCCGCCACCCTGGCGGCGGCGCGGGCGTTCCCGGAGATGGTGGCGACCTGGGGGATCCTGGTCAACATGTTCCGGATGGGGATCTTCATCAACTTCCTGTTGATGCTCTTCAACCTGATCCCCATTCCGCCGCTGGACGGCTCGCACGTCATGGTGTACCTCCTTCCGGTGCGCCTGGCGATGCGCTACCGCGAGCTGGGGCGCTACGGGATGCTGATCCTCTTCGCTCTCCTCTTCCTGGGCGGCTTCACCTTCCTCGTCGCTCCGGTGGGCTTTCTCACCGGCACCGCCCTGGCCGCGGCACAGGCGCTCGCAGGCGTCGCCTGA
- a CDS encoding ScpA family protein: MQQPALEQRPEPDLFQVDIERFQGPLDLLLHLIRNQDVDIFDIPIARITAQFLAAIQEVDWLELERAGEFLEMASILVRIKAQMLFPRRTEDGEEEDPRAELVRRLLEYEHFREAAGLLVGAERERARMWSRGYVEVRPAAPAASVPLETEWEEVWSAALRLAARAAEPETVYRFGGRPVRMDEKIELVLAALQQSRRVEFATLVAPWGTRMHAVVSLLACLELAKRSQLLVRQASPFAPLWLYRRRREEG; encoded by the coding sequence GTGCAGCAGCCCGCGCTCGAGCAGCGGCCGGAGCCGGACCTGTTCCAGGTCGACATCGAGCGCTTCCAGGGCCCGCTGGACCTGCTCCTCCACCTGATCCGCAACCAGGACGTCGACATCTTCGACATCCCCATCGCGCGGATCACGGCGCAGTTCCTGGCCGCCATCCAGGAGGTGGACTGGCTGGAGCTGGAGCGGGCGGGGGAGTTCCTGGAGATGGCCTCGATCCTGGTGCGGATCAAGGCGCAGATGCTCTTCCCGCGCCGCACGGAGGACGGAGAGGAGGAGGACCCGCGCGCCGAGCTGGTGCGCCGCCTGCTGGAGTACGAGCACTTCCGGGAGGCGGCGGGGCTCCTGGTGGGAGCGGAGCGGGAGCGCGCGCGGATGTGGTCGCGCGGCTACGTGGAGGTGCGCCCGGCGGCGCCGGCCGCCTCGGTCCCGCTGGAGACGGAGTGGGAGGAGGTGTGGAGCGCCGCGCTCCGCCTGGCCGCGCGCGCGGCCGAGCCGGAGACGGTGTACCGCTTCGGGGGGCGCCCCGTGCGGATGGACGAGAAGATCGAGCTGGTGCTCGCCGCGCTGCAGCAGTCGCGCCGGGTGGAGTTCGCGACGCTGGTGGCCCCGTGGGGGACGCGGATGCACGCCGTGGTGTCGCTGCTGGCCTGCCTGGAGCTGGCGAAGCGGAGCCAGTTGCTGGTCCGCCAGGCCTCGCCCTTCGCCCCGCTCTGGCTGTACCGGCGGCGGCGCGAGGAGGGGTGA
- a CDS encoding pseudouridine synthase, which translates to MARRQGRPTAEGEPLRLQVFIARSGIASRRGAEELIAEGRVWVNGESVTAPGTKVIPGVDRVEVDGEPISAATETLWVALHKPKGYVTTRHDPYGRKTIYELLPPKLHHLFHVGRLDRDSEGILLLTNDGPAANRFLHPRFGVTKEYLVDVDGRPSSEELRRLTAGVELEDGVARAESVDRLHQVDVDVWRIRVVLREGKKREVRRMMDAVGHPVRRLIRRRFGPVELGELPSGKWRVVAPAELSSLLGPRSGS; encoded by the coding sequence ATGGCGCGTAGACAGGGCCGGCCGACCGCGGAGGGGGAGCCCCTCCGCCTGCAGGTGTTCATCGCGCGCTCGGGGATCGCCTCGCGCCGCGGCGCCGAGGAGCTGATCGCCGAGGGCCGCGTCTGGGTGAACGGCGAGAGCGTCACCGCGCCGGGGACCAAGGTGATCCCCGGGGTGGACCGCGTGGAGGTGGACGGCGAGCCGATCTCCGCCGCCACGGAGACGCTCTGGGTGGCGCTGCACAAGCCCAAGGGGTACGTGACGACGCGCCACGACCCGTACGGCCGCAAGACGATCTACGAGCTCCTCCCGCCCAAGCTGCACCACCTCTTCCACGTGGGGCGGCTGGACCGCGACAGCGAGGGCATCCTCCTCCTCACCAACGACGGCCCCGCCGCCAACCGCTTCCTGCACCCGCGCTTCGGCGTCACCAAGGAGTACCTGGTGGACGTGGACGGCCGCCCCTCGTCCGAGGAGCTGCGCCGCCTCACGGCCGGGGTGGAGCTGGAGGACGGCGTCGCACGCGCGGAGTCGGTGGACCGCCTGCACCAGGTGGACGTGGACGTGTGGCGGATCCGGGTGGTGCTCCGGGAGGGGAAGAAGCGCGAGGTGCGCCGCATGATGGACGCGGTAGGGCACCCCGTCCGCCGGCTGATCCGGCGCCGCTTCGGCCCCGTGGAGCTCGGCGAGCTCCCCTCCGGGAAGTGGCGCGTGGTCGCCCCCGCCGAGCTGAGCTCCCTCCTCGGCCCGCGCAGCGGCTCCTGA
- a CDS encoding HD domain-containing protein produces the protein MSWGPLRPPGRRADLRTFCGTAFPWPMVGELEDGREVTACYLVHDKQRRETRAAKPFLQLTLGDRTGTVPAMVWDDADRLDALFGADDVIGVRAKVGTYNDRLQVTVLAAEPLEVVDDDLAFFLPCCPRDREALGREVDRLVATVEDRPLRVLLERCLGKRTALGRSFRMHPAAKRNHHAYLGGLMEHSLSVALACDRLAAHYIGQGARIDRDLLIAGALLHDVGKVRELSAARSFGYTVEGQLLGHIVLGIQIVGREAEAIPGLAPERLLLVQHLIASHQGRLEWASPKVPQMVEALVLHYADDLDSKMNPAVALLSGAGEGEFTPFDRHLERSLFNPAPPALARAPELEPVTPEAAAEVLIDLFRG, from the coding sequence GTGAGCTGGGGCCCGCTCCGTCCGCCCGGCCGCCGCGCCGACCTCCGCACCTTCTGCGGCACCGCCTTCCCCTGGCCGATGGTGGGGGAGCTGGAGGACGGGCGCGAGGTGACCGCCTGCTACCTCGTGCACGACAAGCAGCGCCGGGAGACGCGCGCGGCGAAGCCCTTCCTGCAGCTCACCCTGGGCGACCGGACGGGGACCGTCCCCGCCATGGTCTGGGACGACGCGGACCGGCTGGACGCCCTGTTCGGGGCGGACGACGTGATCGGGGTGCGGGCGAAGGTGGGCACCTACAACGACCGCCTGCAGGTGACGGTGCTCGCCGCGGAGCCGCTGGAGGTGGTGGACGACGACCTGGCGTTCTTCCTCCCCTGCTGCCCGCGCGACCGCGAGGCGCTCGGTCGCGAGGTGGACCGCCTGGTCGCCACGGTGGAGGACCGGCCGCTCCGCGTGCTCCTGGAGCGCTGCCTGGGGAAGCGCACCGCGCTGGGGCGGAGCTTCCGCATGCACCCGGCGGCCAAGCGCAACCACCACGCCTACCTCGGCGGGCTGATGGAGCACTCCCTCTCGGTGGCGCTGGCCTGCGACCGGCTGGCGGCGCACTACATCGGGCAGGGGGCGCGCATCGACCGGGACCTGCTCATCGCCGGGGCGCTCCTGCACGACGTCGGGAAGGTGCGGGAGCTGAGCGCCGCCCGCTCCTTCGGCTACACGGTGGAGGGGCAGCTCCTGGGGCACATCGTCCTGGGGATCCAGATCGTGGGGAGGGAGGCCGAGGCGATCCCCGGCCTCGCCCCCGAGCGGCTCCTCCTGGTGCAGCACCTGATCGCCAGCCACCAGGGGCGCCTGGAGTGGGCGAGCCCCAAGGTCCCGCAGATGGTGGAGGCCCTGGTCCTGCACTACGCGGACGACCTGGATTCCAAGATGAACCCGGCCGTCGCGCTCCTGTCCGGCGCCGGCGAGGGGGAGTTCACCCCCTTCGACCGCCACCTTGAGCGCTCCCTCTTCAACCCCGCCCCGCCGGCCCTGGCGCGCGCTCCCGAGCTGGAGCCCGTCACTCCGGAGGCGGCGGCCGAAGTGCTGATCGACCTTTTCCGCGGCTGA
- the scpB gene encoding SMC-Scp complex subunit ScpB: MRPSRVVEAILFASQTPLSAAELARGGEDFDEDAVEAALAELRAEYEREGRAFGVFEVAGGWQLLTRPEYAPVLERFDSVPANARLSSPALETLAIVAYRQPVGRAEIEEIRGVGAGGVLKTLQERELVEVVGRGEGLGRPLLYGTTRRFLEHFGFRSVEDLPRPEELPVVLSRRNEETRADGA; this comes from the coding sequence ATGCGCCCCAGCCGGGTGGTGGAGGCCATCCTCTTCGCCAGCCAGACGCCGCTCAGCGCGGCGGAGCTGGCGCGGGGCGGCGAGGACTTCGACGAGGACGCGGTGGAGGCGGCGCTCGCCGAGCTGCGCGCGGAGTACGAACGCGAGGGGCGGGCCTTCGGCGTCTTCGAGGTGGCGGGCGGCTGGCAGCTCCTCACGCGGCCGGAGTACGCCCCCGTGCTGGAGCGCTTCGACAGCGTCCCCGCCAACGCCCGCCTCTCGTCGCCCGCGCTGGAGACGCTGGCCATCGTCGCGTACCGGCAGCCGGTGGGGCGCGCGGAGATCGAGGAGATCCGCGGCGTGGGCGCGGGCGGGGTGCTCAAGACGCTCCAGGAGCGCGAGCTGGTGGAGGTGGTGGGGCGGGGCGAGGGGTTGGGGCGCCCGCTCCTGTACGGGACCACGCGCCGCTTCCTGGAGCACTTCGGCTTCCGGTCGGTGGAGGACCTCCCCCGTCCGGAGGAGCTGCCGGTGGTGCTGTCGCGGAGAAACGAGGAGACGAGAGCGGATGGCGCGTAG
- the tadA gene encoding tRNA adenosine(34) deaminase TadA has product MTTGEDAIREEDRRWMRLALEEAAAAEALGEVPVGAVVVRGGEVVARGHNLTHTLQDPSAHAEMVAIRGAAQATGHWRLLDCTLYVTLEPCAMCSGAIVLARIPRLVYGAADPKAGMSGSLANLVQHPRLNHRVELVAGVLEEECGDVLRAFFRARRKKPPEQRQAG; this is encoded by the coding sequence ATGACGACGGGCGAGGACGCCATCCGGGAGGAGGACCGGCGCTGGATGCGGCTGGCGCTGGAGGAGGCCGCCGCGGCGGAAGCGCTGGGGGAGGTCCCCGTGGGCGCCGTGGTCGTGCGGGGAGGGGAGGTGGTCGCGCGCGGCCACAACCTGACGCACACGCTCCAGGACCCCAGCGCCCACGCCGAGATGGTGGCCATCCGCGGCGCGGCGCAGGCCACCGGCCACTGGCGCCTCCTGGACTGCACGCTCTACGTGACGCTGGAGCCGTGCGCCATGTGCTCGGGGGCTATCGTCCTCGCCCGGATCCCGCGGCTGGTCTACGGCGCGGCGGACCCCAAGGCGGGGATGTCCGGCTCGCTCGCCAACCTGGTGCAGCACCCGCGGCTCAACCATCGCGTGGAGCTCGTGGCCGGCGTGCTGGAAGAGGAGTGCGGCGACGTGCTGCGCGCCTTCTTCCGGGCGCGGCGGAAGAAGCCGCCGGAGCAGCGGCAGGCCGGGTGA
- the pyrR gene encoding bifunctional pyr operon transcriptional regulator/uracil phosphoribosyltransferase PyrR — translation MPDPQRHRLMDAPAVERTLARMAREILEQADGTERLALVGIHRRGVHLAEMLAREVEKERGVAVPTGSLDITLYRDDLMAIGPRPVVGTTALPEGGIDDRVVVIVDDVLYTGRTVRAALDELADFGRPRRTLLCVLVDRGGRELPIQPDVVGERVDVPAGGRAEVLVPGLDGELGVEVTGGEAA, via the coding sequence ATGCCCGACCCCCAGCGACACAGGTTGATGGACGCGCCTGCCGTGGAGCGGACCCTCGCCCGCATGGCGCGCGAGATCCTGGAGCAGGCCGACGGCACCGAGCGCCTGGCCCTGGTGGGGATCCACCGCCGCGGCGTGCACCTGGCAGAGATGCTCGCCCGCGAGGTCGAGAAGGAGCGCGGCGTGGCCGTCCCCACGGGGTCGCTGGACATCACGCTTTACCGCGACGACCTGATGGCCATCGGGCCGCGCCCCGTGGTGGGGACGACGGCGCTCCCGGAGGGCGGGATCGACGACCGCGTGGTGGTGATCGTGGACGACGTGCTCTACACCGGCCGGACCGTGCGCGCGGCGCTGGACGAGCTGGCCGACTTCGGGCGGCCCCGGCGCACGCTGCTCTGCGTGCTGGTGGACCGCGGCGGGCGCGAGCTCCCCATCCAGCCCGACGTGGTCGGCGAGCGGGTGGACGTCCCTGCCGGCGGGCGGGCGGAGGTGCTGGTCCCCGGCCTCGACGGCGAGCTGGGCGTGGAGGTGACCGGCGGGGAGGCCGCCTGA
- a CDS encoding dihydroorotase, translated as MRPVLIRGGRVVDPSQRMDATLDVLLHGGEVAELGERLDAPEGAEIVDASGLVVCPGLIDVHVHLREPGQEHKETISSGARAAAAGGFTAVVAMPNTDPPIDNPASVGFVLAEGVRVGAARVYPSGAITVGQNGEQLTEVGELIDAGAVTITDDGRPVMNAGIMRMALEYAQTFDLPVAVHAEDLALSRGGSMNEGIVATRLGLTGIPNAAEDVMIARDLLLAELTGGRLHVQHVATRRGVEMIREARARGVRVTAEASPHHFTLTDAAVASYRTDAKMNPPLRSEADRDAVVEGVRDGTLDVIATDHAPHHYDEKEQAFEDAPNGIVGLETALGLALTELVGKGVIDLPTLVERMSCAPARAMSLPGGTLRRGAAADVTLFDPDAEWTVDPARFLSMSRNTPFRGWKLRGRAVRTLVGGRTVWTGEAP; from the coding sequence GTGAGGCCGGTGCTGATCCGCGGCGGGCGAGTCGTCGACCCGTCGCAGCGGATGGACGCCACGCTCGACGTGCTCCTGCACGGCGGCGAGGTGGCCGAGCTCGGGGAGCGGCTGGACGCCCCCGAGGGCGCGGAGATCGTGGACGCCTCCGGGCTGGTGGTCTGCCCGGGACTGATCGACGTGCACGTGCACCTCCGCGAGCCGGGGCAGGAGCACAAGGAGACCATCTCCAGCGGCGCGCGCGCCGCAGCGGCGGGCGGGTTCACGGCGGTGGTCGCCATGCCCAACACCGATCCCCCCATCGACAACCCCGCCTCGGTGGGCTTCGTGCTGGCGGAGGGAGTGCGGGTGGGCGCCGCGCGGGTCTACCCCAGCGGCGCCATCACCGTGGGGCAGAACGGGGAGCAGCTCACCGAGGTAGGCGAGCTGATCGACGCCGGGGCGGTCACCATCACCGACGACGGCCGCCCGGTGATGAACGCCGGGATCATGCGGATGGCGCTGGAGTACGCGCAGACCTTCGACCTCCCGGTGGCCGTCCACGCGGAGGACCTGGCGCTTTCGCGCGGGGGCTCCATGAACGAGGGGATCGTCGCCACGCGGCTGGGGCTCACCGGGATCCCGAACGCCGCCGAGGACGTGATGATCGCCCGCGACCTCCTCCTCGCCGAGCTGACCGGCGGGCGGCTGCACGTGCAGCACGTCGCCACCCGGCGCGGGGTGGAGATGATCCGCGAGGCCCGCGCGCGCGGGGTGCGGGTGACGGCCGAGGCCTCGCCGCACCACTTCACCCTCACCGACGCGGCCGTGGCCTCGTACCGCACCGACGCCAAGATGAACCCGCCCCTGCGGAGCGAGGCGGACCGCGACGCGGTGGTGGAGGGGGTGCGCGACGGGACGCTGGACGTGATCGCCACCGACCACGCGCCGCACCATTACGACGAGAAGGAGCAGGCGTTCGAGGACGCCCCCAACGGGATCGTGGGGCTGGAGACGGCGCTCGGCCTGGCGCTCACGGAGCTGGTGGGGAAGGGCGTGATCGACCTCCCCACGCTGGTGGAGCGGATGAGCTGCGCTCCCGCGCGGGCGATGTCGCTCCCGGGCGGCACGCTCCGCCGCGGCGCCGCCGCGGACGTGACCCTCTTCGACCCCGACGCGGAGTGGACGGTGGACCCGGCGCGCTTCCTCTCCATGAGCCGCAACACGCCCTTCCGCGGGTGGAAGCTCCGCGGCAGGGCGGTGCGCACCCTGGTGGGCGGACGCACGGTGTGGACGGGGGAGGCGCCGTGA
- a CDS encoding aspartate carbamoyltransferase catalytic subunit — MVHPSGPYLGKDLLGLEELSAEQITAILDTAEPFKEISERPIKKTPVLRGKTIVNAFFENSTRTRISFEFAEKRLSADTVNFAAGGSSVSKGETLVDTARNLEAMRIDMVVIRHGASGAARFLGERIASNVVNAGDGRHEHPTQGLLDILTLRDHFKRIAGLKVCIVGDVLHSRVARSNIWGLRKLGAEVAVCGPLTLLPREVGEMGVTVFRRIEEAIEWADALNVLRLQLERMKAGFIPSLREYNRVFGVSSARLAQAPRDVLILHPGPMNRGVEIDSDVADGPHSVILQQVTNGVAVRMAVLYLLAGGAPEKAEAAKGGAE, encoded by the coding sequence ATGGTGCACCCCTCCGGGCCGTACCTGGGGAAGGACCTGCTGGGGCTGGAAGAACTGTCGGCGGAGCAGATCACCGCGATCCTGGACACCGCCGAGCCCTTCAAGGAGATCTCGGAGCGCCCCATCAAGAAGACGCCGGTGCTCCGGGGGAAGACCATCGTCAACGCCTTCTTCGAGAACTCCACCCGCACCCGCATCTCCTTCGAGTTCGCCGAGAAGCGGCTCTCCGCCGACACGGTGAACTTCGCGGCCGGCGGCTCCTCCGTCTCCAAGGGCGAGACGCTGGTGGACACCGCGCGGAACCTGGAGGCCATGCGGATCGACATGGTGGTGATCCGCCACGGCGCCTCCGGCGCGGCCCGTTTCCTGGGCGAGCGGATCGCCTCCAACGTCGTCAACGCCGGTGACGGGCGGCACGAGCACCCCACGCAGGGGCTGCTGGACATCCTCACCCTCCGCGACCACTTCAAGCGCATCGCCGGGCTGAAGGTGTGCATCGTGGGCGACGTGCTGCACTCCCGCGTGGCCCGCTCCAACATCTGGGGCCTGAGGAAGCTGGGCGCGGAGGTGGCGGTGTGCGGCCCGCTCACCCTCCTCCCGCGGGAGGTCGGCGAGATGGGGGTGACGGTGTTCCGGCGCATCGAGGAGGCGATCGAGTGGGCCGACGCCCTCAACGTGCTCCGCCTGCAGCTGGAGCGGATGAAGGCGGGCTTCATCCCCTCGCTCCGCGAGTACAACCGCGTCTTCGGGGTGAGCAGCGCGCGCCTGGCGCAGGCCCCGCGCGACGTGCTCATCCTGCACCCCGGGCCCATGAACCGCGGCGTGGAGATCGACAGCGACGTGGCCGACGGGCCGCACTCCGTGATCCTGCAGCAGGTGACCAACGGGGTCGCCGTCCGCATGGCGGTGCTCTACCTCCTGGCCGGGGGAGCGCCGGAAAAGGCAGAGGCCGCGAAGGGGGGAGCGGAGTGA
- the rpsT gene encoding 30S ribosomal protein S20 has product MPNVKSAEKRMRTNEIRAERNRARRSRLRTALRNVRKAENAETAGSALREAISLLDRAASKRLIHPNKAARTKSRLVAHVQKLGA; this is encoded by the coding sequence TTGCCGAACGTCAAGTCCGCCGAGAAGCGGATGCGGACCAACGAGATCCGCGCCGAGCGTAACAGGGCCCGCCGCTCGCGGCTTCGCACCGCGCTCCGCAACGTCCGCAAGGCGGAGAACGCGGAGACGGCCGGCAGCGCCCTCAGGGAGGCGATCTCGCTCCTGGACCGGGCCGCGTCCAAGCGCCTGATCCACCCGAACAAGGCCGCGCGGACCAAGTCCCGCCTCGTGGCCCACGTCCAGAAGCTCGGCGCGTAA
- a CDS encoding Ran-binding zinc finger domain-containing protein, which produces MNTPLSTEAPTAVETLTAQRSRLQEWLGRLGEVGSDVPPHVAERVRRDYEDRLRDVTQQLSEHLDALTGELDDRRTELDDAEARRAGAQDDLQEARLRHLIGEVEDGDWEARRPELESAVADAEAEAARVRGEVDRLEALLRDVGASEAAAAPAADAAQEEPAAEAAREAEPEPFGEPEWAREAPGLPPRDTSDDTIPEFTPHAGSYGANGGGAAEGSAHDDLDVDLSWLEDVEQVSATSVDLSPAAGAAPAAADTSADDLAFLAELDRAIAHSTHPEQGAAPAASSSVGGTDDRTLDPDRAGMLLCKECGAINEPQLWYCEICGSEL; this is translated from the coding sequence ATGAACACACCCCTCTCCACCGAAGCGCCCACGGCCGTCGAGACGCTCACCGCCCAGCGCAGCCGCCTCCAGGAGTGGCTCGGCCGCCTGGGCGAGGTCGGCAGCGACGTCCCCCCGCACGTGGCCGAGCGCGTGCGCCGCGACTACGAGGACCGGCTCCGCGACGTGACGCAGCAGCTCTCGGAGCACCTCGACGCGCTCACCGGCGAGCTGGACGACCGGCGGACCGAGCTGGACGACGCGGAGGCACGCCGCGCCGGTGCGCAGGACGACCTGCAGGAGGCCCGCCTGCGGCACCTGATCGGGGAGGTGGAGGACGGGGACTGGGAGGCGCGCCGCCCCGAGCTGGAATCCGCCGTCGCCGACGCCGAGGCCGAGGCCGCCCGGGTCCGCGGCGAGGTGGATCGCCTGGAGGCGCTCCTGCGCGACGTGGGCGCCTCGGAAGCCGCCGCCGCTCCGGCCGCCGATGCCGCGCAGGAGGAGCCGGCCGCGGAGGCGGCGCGGGAAGCAGAGCCGGAGCCGTTCGGGGAGCCGGAGTGGGCGCGGGAGGCTCCCGGCCTCCCCCCGCGCGACACCAGCGACGACACGATCCCGGAGTTCACCCCGCATGCGGGGAGCTACGGGGCGAATGGCGGCGGGGCCGCGGAGGGAAGCGCCCACGACGACCTGGACGTGGACCTTTCCTGGCTGGAGGACGTGGAGCAGGTCTCCGCCACGAGCGTGGACCTTTCCCCCGCGGCCGGCGCCGCGCCCGCTGCGGCCGACACCTCGGCGGACGACCTGGCCTTCCTGGCGGAGCTGGACCGCGCCATCGCCCACTCGACCCACCCGGAGCAGGGGGCTGCGCCGGCCGCTTCGTCCTCCGTCGGCGGGACGGACGACCGCACGCTGGACCCGGACCGGGCGGGGATGCTGCTGTGCAAGGAGTGCGGCGCCATCAACGAGCCTCAGCTCTGGTACTGCGAAATCTGCGGCTCGGAGCTGTAG